Within Paeniglutamicibacter kerguelensis, the genomic segment CGGGGGCCGCATCCTCGTAATCCGCCTCCGGATCCGGTGGTTCTTCCGTTGCCATGGCTTCCGTCCCTTCGAATGATCCTTACAGTAAGCTACACGCCGGCCGGCTTATGCGTTGGTCGGCAACGCTCCTGCCGCCCCGGTCTTTCACCAGTTGCCACGCAGGACCGGAGCATGACTGCCGGGCGGTCGACCGGCCCTGTCCCGCAGCTAGGAACATTTCACAAGAAGATCGATGTCAGGCGATGCGGGTTCCCGTCGCCAGCCTTCCGGCCGGGGTATGCAGCTTGCGCCGACCCGCCACCAGCAGCACGGCGGCCAAAAGCAGCTGCAGGCCCAGGCCCAGCGGCCACAACGCGGTCGCGTTTGCGGGCGCCACCTCGACATTCTTGACCCCGTTGATGCACGGGGTGAAATCCATCTGCCCGGCCTGCGACTGGCGCACGGCCTCGCTGATTCCGCCCATCGGCCCCATCGTGTCCAAGGACTGGTTGCTTGGATCCACTGCCGGGCGCGGCACGGCGTCGGCCACCACCACAAACGGGTTGGCCGCCAGCAGCCAGGTGTTTCGCTCGGTCGCGTAAGCCGTCATGGGGTAGAGCGCCGTCCCACAGGTGTAGTTGTTCTCGTCCCATTCGACGGTTCCGTCGCCGTTCATGTACTCATCGGGCCAGATTTGTTCGGACACCATGACTTCGGTCTTGACCAGTTCCATGCTCAGGCCAAAGCCGATCAGCGTTCCAAGGCCCAGCATTGCCACCAAGAGGTAGGAGATGAGCACCGCGAAAAGGGTCCGGTTGGCCAAGGCCGAAACGCCGACGCCGATAGCGCAGACAATCGCCAGTTCCAGGGCCAGCATGCCCAGGAGCACGGGAACTCCCGGCAGGTACACGTCCCCATAGGTCATGGCCCAGCCGATCAGCGGAATCGTCACCACCAGGAACCCCAGGGAGGCAACCCATGCGGCAAGCCACTTGCCGATCAGCAATTGCCCCGGCGTGAGCAAGGTGTTTTGCAGGATGGCGAGGGTGCCGTTTGCTCTGTCGCCGGTGATGGAGTTCGAGCTCAGGGCCGGGGCAATGAGCATTCCGAAGAACAGGACGAACGCGATGACCAGCTCGAACATCACCTGGCCCGCACCGAATCCCTCGGACCCGACGGTGGCTGCCGCCAGTGCCACGACGGCGGCAATCACCACGAACCAGATCGCGAGCATGATGTACCAACCGCGGCTCCTCACGCGCTGGAGGATCTCCAGCTTGAAGATCGTTCCGATCCCGGCAAGGTAACCCAGGGTCGGGGACGCTTCGGGCGGGCGCTGCGTGACGGGGGCGCTCATGGCGATCCTTCCTCAAGGCTCAGGTAGGTCTCTTCGAGAAGTCCGGAGGACGGGGCGAAGGCGGTGACGGGAACGCCGGCCGCGACGAGCGTGTTCAGCAGCGCCGCCGCCTCCGCCTCGCCGGCGAGCCGGGTCTTGGCGTTGCCGCGCGGCGAGTCGAGGTCGTGCTGGTAGGTCGCCTGGACCTGGTTTTCGTCGAGGACCCGGCGCAGTGCCGGGACATCGAGCGTTGCAATGGTGTAGCCGCGGGTTTGTGCCCCGGCCTCGGCCAGGGTTTGGCTGCGAACTGTGTGTCCCTTGGAGATGAACACCGCGGCGTCCGCCATTTCATCAAGCTCCGCCAGCACGTGGGAACTGATCACCACGGTCTTCCCGCCGTCGGCCAGCTGCCTGAGCAGCAACCTCAGCTGGACCCGGGCTCCCGGGTCCAGGCCGCTTGCCGGCTCGTCGAGCAACAACACGGCGGGGTCGTTGATCAGCGCGCGGGCCAGCGACAGCCTTTGTGCCTGGCCGCGCGAGAACACCCGGGCCGGGGTGTCGGCCAGGTCTCCCAGGCTTACCAGTTCCAGCAATTCCGCCGCGCGCACCGCCCCACGCTTCTTGTCCATGCCGTAGAGCGCCGCCACGGTGGTGAGGATTTCCCGGCCGGTCAGCGATTCCCAGACGCCCAGGGTGTCCGGCATCCAGCCGAGCACCGCGCGCACCGCGCGCGGGTTCGTCGCCGGGTCCACGCCGGCAACGGAGATCGAGCCGCGATCGGGGCGCAGCAGCGAAGCGAGCATCAGCAGGAGCGTGGTCTTGCCGGACCCGTTGGGGCCGATCAGGGCCGTGACTTCGCCGGGGGCCGCCCGGAAATCGATGTTCTCGACGGCCTTCACCGGCCCGAACGAGCGGGCCAGGCCCGTGGCGACAATGCCGCCTCCTCGGGTGTGTTTGCTTTCCAGCACCCCGCCGGGGCTTGGGACTTCGGATTCCATGGGTTGCTACTTCCCCGATTCAAGACGCGAACATTGTCCCCAACCCTACGCAGTTGGCCCAGTCACGTCGCGCTTGTCGGGTTTTCGTTATCGAATTGACGTATTGGTTCCCGACCGGGTCCGCGACGCCAAAAAGGTGACCCGCGCGACATTCGACCAAGCAATCAGACCAGCTCGCAGGTCGAATATGACCCATCGTGGTCATCTAATGCCGGGTCCGTGCACCACAATGGCTAAAATTAAAGCCGCGCCGCCCTTGCGGCGTTCAACCCAGATTTGAGAATCCCCCACCCATGGAGTGTGCTGACGCATGAGCCTGATTGTCCAGAAATTCGGCGGATCGTCCGTTTCGGATGCCGAAGGCATCAAACGTGTTGCCCGTCGGATTATTGACACCAAGTCCGCCGGCCACGAAGTTGTTGTCGTCGTCTCCGCCATGGGTGACACCACCGATGAGCTGCTCGACCTTGCCAACCAACTGACCGACGAGGCGCCGGCCCGCGAAATGGACATGCTGCTCTCCGCCGGAGAACGCATTTCCATGGCGTTGCTGGCAATGGCCATCGACGGCCTGGGCGCCAAGGCGGCTTCATTCACCGGCTCCCAGGCGGGCGTGATGACCGACGCAATCCACGGCAAGGCACGCGTCATCGAGGTTTCCCCGCAGCGCGTGCGCCGCGCCATCGAGCGCGGCTACGTGGCGATCGTCGCCGGCTTCCAGGGCATGAGCAAGGAATCCAACGACATCACCACCATGGGTCGCGGCGGATCCGACACCACCGCGGTGGCGCTGGCCGCGGCACTGGGTGCCGATGTCTGCGAAATCTACACGGACGTGGACGGCATCTACACGGCGGATCCGCGCGTGGTGCCGACCGCACGCAAGATCGACACGATTTCCAGCGAGGAAATGCTGGAGATGGCAGCCTCCGGCGCCAAGATCCTGCACCTGCGCTGCGTTGAATATGCACGCCGCTTTGGGGTTCCATTGCATGTACGCTCGTCCTTCAGCAGCAATGAAGGAACCTGGGTCCTGCCCAGCCCCGACGACCAAATCAAGATTCAAGAAGGAGAACCCTTGGAACAGCCCATCATCTCCGGTGTCGCCCACGACCGCTCCGAAGCCAAGGTCACCATCGTTGGCGTTCCGGACATTCCGGGCAAGGCAGCCCAGATTTTCGGCGTGATTGCCGGCGCCCATGCCAACATCGACATGATCGTGCAGAACGTTTCGACCTCGGGGTCGGGCCGCACGGACATTTCCTTCACCCTTCCGATGGTCGACGGCAAGGTCGTGCTGGATGCCCTGGGCGGCGCGCAGGAAGATATCGGCTTCGAGGACATCTCCTACAACGAGAATGTTGGCAAGCTGTCGCTGATCGGCGCCGGCATGCGCTCCAACCCGGGCGTTTCCTTCACCTTCTTCGAGGCCCTGCACCAGGCCGGCGTGAACGTCGACATGATCTCCACCTCGGAAATCCGCATCTCGATCGTCACGGATGCCAACAAGCTGGACACCGCGGTGCGCGCCATCCATGCGGCATTCGACCTTGACTCCGATGACGAAGCAACCGTGTACGGCGGCACCGGCCGCTAGGCCGAACAGTATCGCCGCAGTGGTCGGCGGCTTGTGGACCGTTGGTTCGCAAGCCGCCGACCACTGCATTTAAGGCTTTGGGTCCCGCCCGGCGATAATGGGAGGATGCATTCCCCCACCTTGGTTTGGCTGTCCGAAGAGCAGTGGCTGCCCTTGGCGACCGCCCACGCGGAACGTTCCAAGCGATTCGGGGAACCGTTCACCGCGCGGCGCATGAATCGCGAGAAGCACCCCATTGAGGACTTCCTCTTCACCTACTACACGCAGAAGCCCGGACAGCTCTACCGTTGGCATCCGGGGCCCGGCGTGGTGCTTGGCGGGGCGCAGGCACGGGAGCGTGCCGAGTGGAAGTTCTACCGCGAGCTACTCAACGAGGACACCGGCGAGCGCGGGTACACCGTGGACGTCGAGGCGTTTGCCGCGGCACGCCTCGAAGCGATCCGTTTTGCGCGGATCATCCTTGCCGGCACCGTGCAGCGCCCCGGGAACTTTGCCTGCTTCGGCCTGCACGAGTGGGCCATGGCCTACAAGTCGGAGCAGAACGGCATCCGGCACGAATACCTGCCGCTGCGCCTGGGCGCCGAGGGCACCGATGCGGTGGTGGAGGAACACAAGATCCGCTGCACCCACTTTGACGCGTATCGCTTCTACACCCCCGAGGCCGCACCGCTGAACGAGCTGCGGCCAACCCGCGAGACCCAGCGCAACCTGGAACAGCCCGGCTGCCTGCACGCCAACATGGACCTGTACAAGTGGGCGTACAAGCTCGCCCCGGCGGTGCCGAGCGAGCTGGTGATGGATTGCTTCGAGCTCGCATGGGACATCCGCACCATGGACATGCAGGCCTCCCCGTACGACCTCCTGGAATGGGGGCACGAGCCGATCCGCATCGAGACTCCCGCCGGCAAGGCCGAGTACGTGCGCCGGCAGAAGGACTTCGCGGACCGGGCGCAGGACCTGCGGGGCAAATTGCTGGCCCTTGCCCAGGCACTGCCCCTGGAACAGACTTAGTGCACGGGGCCCAACGTCCCGGCTGCCCCGAC encodes:
- a CDS encoding ABC transporter permease, producing MSAPVTQRPPEASPTLGYLAGIGTIFKLEILQRVRSRGWYIMLAIWFVVIAAVVALAAATVGSEGFGAGQVMFELVIAFVLFFGMLIAPALSSNSITGDRANGTLAILQNTLLTPGQLLIGKWLAAWVASLGFLVVTIPLIGWAMTYGDVYLPGVPVLLGMLALELAIVCAIGVGVSALANRTLFAVLISYLLVAMLGLGTLIGFGLSMELVKTEVMVSEQIWPDEYMNGDGTVEWDENNYTCGTALYPMTAYATERNTWLLAANPFVVVADAVPRPAVDPSNQSLDTMGPMGGISEAVRQSQAGQMDFTPCINGVKNVEVAPANATALWPLGLGLQLLLAAVLLVAGRRKLHTPAGRLATGTRIA
- a CDS encoding ABC transporter ATP-binding protein; the protein is MESEVPSPGGVLESKHTRGGGIVATGLARSFGPVKAVENIDFRAAPGEVTALIGPNGSGKTTLLLMLASLLRPDRGSISVAGVDPATNPRAVRAVLGWMPDTLGVWESLTGREILTTVAALYGMDKKRGAVRAAELLELVSLGDLADTPARVFSRGQAQRLSLARALINDPAVLLLDEPASGLDPGARVQLRLLLRQLADGGKTVVISSHVLAELDEMADAAVFISKGHTVRSQTLAEAGAQTRGYTIATLDVPALRRVLDENQVQATYQHDLDSPRGNAKTRLAGEAEAAALLNTLVAAGVPVTAFAPSSGLLEETYLSLEEGSP
- a CDS encoding aspartate kinase, which translates into the protein MSLIVQKFGGSSVSDAEGIKRVARRIIDTKSAGHEVVVVVSAMGDTTDELLDLANQLTDEAPAREMDMLLSAGERISMALLAMAIDGLGAKAASFTGSQAGVMTDAIHGKARVIEVSPQRVRRAIERGYVAIVAGFQGMSKESNDITTMGRGGSDTTAVALAAALGADVCEIYTDVDGIYTADPRVVPTARKIDTISSEEMLEMAASGAKILHLRCVEYARRFGVPLHVRSSFSSNEGTWVLPSPDDQIKIQEGEPLEQPIISGVAHDRSEAKVTIVGVPDIPGKAAQIFGVIAGAHANIDMIVQNVSTSGSGRTDISFTLPMVDGKVVLDALGGAQEDIGFEDISYNENVGKLSLIGAGMRSNPGVSFTFFEALHQAGVNVDMISTSEIRISIVTDANKLDTAVRAIHAAFDLDSDDEATVYGGTGR
- a CDS encoding 3-methyladenine DNA glycosylase encodes the protein MHSPTLVWLSEEQWLPLATAHAERSKRFGEPFTARRMNREKHPIEDFLFTYYTQKPGQLYRWHPGPGVVLGGAQARERAEWKFYRELLNEDTGERGYTVDVEAFAAARLEAIRFARIILAGTVQRPGNFACFGLHEWAMAYKSEQNGIRHEYLPLRLGAEGTDAVVEEHKIRCTHFDAYRFYTPEAAPLNELRPTRETQRNLEQPGCLHANMDLYKWAYKLAPAVPSELVMDCFELAWDIRTMDMQASPYDLLEWGHEPIRIETPAGKAEYVRRQKDFADRAQDLRGKLLALAQALPLEQT